The following proteins are co-located in the Vicinamibacterales bacterium genome:
- a CDS encoding GNAT family N-acetyltransferase, with amino-acid sequence MALTLTPASGTTLDQILRDTYAVWGGGLPFEAYARYQAGQQRTSWGEAHVERVVLLDGTRPLASAKRYDLSARIDGRIRRVIGIGAVFTPRELRGRGAATALIAHLIDAANTEGHEYALLFSNVGPALYERMDFVPMPLETVALRVTRHGGAPAMLVRAGDDRDLANVAEIGAARAASSRFALDRTEEYVRYAIGSRRLLSGLGPPGLRQTEFLVVEEGHKAVAYIVCTVHNGEWTIEEAGDRDPDGARLGALLQVMLAREPAEEPPRIVGLWPSSLKPPQVEIATSRPSAEVMMIRPLRDRSLPMPPLTASDVTYWHADLF; translated from the coding sequence ATGGCACTCACACTCACTCCGGCCTCGGGCACGACGCTCGATCAGATCCTCCGCGATACCTACGCCGTCTGGGGCGGCGGCCTGCCGTTCGAGGCCTACGCCCGCTACCAGGCCGGCCAGCAGCGGACGTCGTGGGGGGAGGCCCACGTCGAGCGCGTCGTCCTCCTGGACGGGACGCGACCGCTGGCGAGCGCCAAGCGCTACGACCTCTCGGCCCGCATCGACGGGCGCATCCGGCGCGTGATCGGCATCGGCGCCGTGTTCACGCCGCGCGAGCTGCGCGGCCGCGGCGCCGCCACCGCGCTCATTGCGCACCTGATCGACGCCGCGAACACCGAGGGCCACGAGTACGCGCTGCTCTTCTCGAACGTCGGCCCCGCGCTCTACGAGCGGATGGACTTCGTGCCCATGCCGCTCGAGACCGTCGCGCTCCGCGTGACGCGTCACGGCGGCGCCCCGGCCATGCTCGTCCGCGCCGGGGACGATCGCGACCTGGCGAATGTGGCCGAGATCGGCGCCGCGCGTGCCGCCTCGTCGCGTTTCGCCCTCGACCGCACCGAGGAGTACGTCCGCTACGCGATCGGCAGCCGGCGCCTGCTCTCGGGGCTCGGCCCTCCAGGCCTGCGCCAGACGGAGTTCCTGGTCGTGGAGGAGGGCCACAAGGCCGTCGCCTACATCGTGTGCACCGTGCACAACGGCGAGTGGACGATCGAGGAGGCCGGCGATCGCGATCCGGACGGCGCCCGGCTGGGCGCCCTGCTGCAGGTGATGCTGGCGCGCGAGCCGGCCGAGGAGCCGCCGCGCATCGTGGGCCTGTGGCCGTCGTCGCTCAAGCCGCCGCAGGTCGAGATCGCCACGAGCCGGCCGTCGGCCGAGGTCATGATGATCCGGCCGCTGCGCGATCGCTCGCTGCCCATGCCGCCGCTCACGGCCTCCGACGTCACCTACTGGCACGCGGACCTCTTCTGA
- a CDS encoding carboxypeptidase-like regulatory domain-containing protein, protein MRSLPPVLVVALALAVGTALPSMANAQPGGRTTAGQRTPPRMLPMGQTPPRGTGVLRGVVVAADSGAPIRRAQVRASAPGADSRTILTDEQGRFELKELSAGRYTLTATKGGFVSLQYGQRRPGEPGTPVELADGQAMEKIVIGLPRGSVITGRIVDEFGEALTGAQVRALRYGYAGGIRRLLPAGQADRTDDQGTFRIFGLPPGEYVVSATLNEDRGGPRRGGNVDDQPSTGYAPTYYPGTTTAADAQRVTLGLAQEVSGIGFGLSLMPLSRISGRVVGATDLRGMVVAMPDDGARMGGLRGGPMSADGTFEISGLAPGRYVLVAGPRGRRSDTEPSGRLPITVSGVDLENVTIALSPPAVASGVVVTDTGKVGLRAGQIRMSFTPAQPDALQGFRGGGVSAGDDFTFELGGITEPGYLRVTPPRGWYLKAIERAGQDITDQLLAIEPGGRLSGLRVVLTESASSVSGTVRDDRGNAVLDATVVVFPDDEAKWAFQSRHIATARPDTTGRFEIAGLPGYTDYRIVAVQGLENGFTGDPEVLAGLRDRAERLSLNQGEVKTLDVRLRP, encoded by the coding sequence ATGCGTTCCCTGCCTCCGGTCCTCGTCGTCGCCCTCGCCCTTGCCGTGGGAACCGCCCTGCCTTCGATGGCGAACGCCCAGCCCGGGGGGCGGACGACCGCCGGCCAGCGCACCCCGCCGCGGATGCTGCCGATGGGCCAGACGCCGCCCCGCGGCACGGGCGTGCTCCGGGGGGTGGTCGTGGCGGCCGATTCCGGCGCGCCGATCCGCCGGGCGCAGGTGCGCGCCTCGGCCCCCGGCGCCGACTCCCGGACCATCCTCACGGACGAGCAGGGCCGCTTCGAGTTGAAGGAACTGTCGGCCGGCCGCTACACCCTGACGGCCACGAAAGGCGGATTCGTCAGCCTGCAGTACGGGCAGCGCCGGCCGGGCGAGCCCGGCACGCCGGTGGAGCTGGCCGACGGGCAGGCGATGGAGAAGATCGTGATCGGGCTGCCGCGCGGCAGCGTGATCACCGGACGCATCGTGGACGAGTTCGGCGAGGCGCTGACGGGCGCGCAGGTCCGGGCGCTCCGGTACGGCTACGCCGGCGGCATCCGGCGGCTCCTGCCTGCCGGCCAGGCCGACCGCACCGACGACCAGGGCACGTTCCGGATCTTCGGCCTGCCCCCGGGCGAGTACGTGGTCTCCGCCACGCTCAACGAAGATCGCGGCGGGCCGCGCCGGGGCGGCAACGTCGACGACCAGCCCTCCACGGGCTACGCGCCCACCTATTACCCGGGCACGACCACCGCGGCCGACGCCCAGCGCGTCACCCTGGGGCTGGCCCAGGAGGTGAGCGGCATCGGCTTCGGCCTCTCGTTGATGCCGCTCTCCCGCATCAGCGGACGCGTCGTGGGCGCCACGGACCTTCGCGGCATGGTCGTGGCGATGCCGGACGACGGCGCGCGGATGGGCGGTCTGCGCGGCGGCCCGATGTCGGCCGACGGCACGTTCGAGATCTCGGGGCTGGCGCCGGGCCGCTACGTGCTCGTCGCCGGCCCGCGCGGCCGGCGCTCCGACACCGAGCCTTCCGGCCGGCTGCCGATCACGGTGTCCGGCGTGGATCTGGAGAACGTGACGATTGCCCTCTCGCCTCCGGCGGTGGCAAGCGGCGTGGTCGTGACCGACACCGGCAAGGTGGGCCTGCGCGCGGGACAGATCCGGATGTCGTTCACGCCCGCCCAGCCCGACGCCCTCCAGGGCTTCCGCGGCGGCGGCGTGAGCGCCGGCGACGACTTCACGTTCGAGCTGGGCGGGATCACGGAACCGGGCTACCTGCGCGTGACGCCGCCGAGGGGCTGGTACCTGAAAGCCATCGAGCGCGCCGGGCAGGACATCACCGACCAGCTCCTGGCCATCGAGCCCGGCGGTCGGCTGAGCGGCCTCAGGGTCGTGCTGACCGAGAGCGCCTCCTCGGTGTCCGGCACGGTGAGGGACGACCGCGGCAACGCGGTGCTGGACGCCACCGTGGTGGTGTTCCCGGACGACGAGGCGAAGTGGGCGTTCCAGTCGCGACACATCGCCACGGCGCGTCCGGACACGACGGGACGCTTCGAAATCGCGGGCCTGCCCGGCTACACGGACTACCGCATCGTGGCGGTGCAGGGGCTGGAGAACGGGTTCACGGGCGATCCCGAGGTGCTGGCGGGGCTGCGCGACCGCGCCGAACGCCTGTCGCTGAACCAGGGCGAAGTGAAGACGCTGGACGTCCGCCTGCGGCCCTGA
- a CDS encoding ABC transporter permease: protein MSEFVQDLRVGLRQLVRRPGFALTAIGSLALGIGVTTTLFTVVNAVLFRSSPLKDPASLVEIYASPRGQEIPLTSSYPDVQSIRDNVPAFQGLAAHAFVRGVLSTSASPILVTGEVVTANYFDVLGVPLAMGRGFRPDEDAAEGGAPVVVLSHALWQNTLGARPDIVGETVKLSGLSYTVVGVADASMPGTVPGLSTDFWAPVTMVDHLQFSGVQWTGDNDPGTTRLTRRSTHWLFVKGRLAPGQTIEQARAQTTALFASLAQQYPATNEKTTVSLVPAANVRFHPMLDGYVRAASAGLLGAVGLVLLIACANVAALLLARGTARRREMAVRAAIGAGRGRLIRQLLSEGLVLAALGGAGGLLLASWAGSLIGGYATDLLPLKTTFDFSLDATVLAFALGVSLLTALAFGLAPAWSASKPELVPALKDAAEGAGAGTARRFTLRDALVVGQLALSLVLLVAGALLARGLIVARSTDLGFDPTHVAVLSFNPQMNGYDVDRAMALRAQVVEAARALPGVTAATVASRLPLAPDINMSNYVVPGHHGPTDEGTSVDTVSVGADYFTVMGLPLVEGRPFTEQEATEDRPVVIVNETFAKTYWPGQSAVGRVIHSGGFDQPALQVIGVARDHKVRSAGEAPMPYVHVPVGKGRAIDLVVRTAGPAEAIVPALRQAVWRLEPDAVFTTEGGAREAVEQTLAPTRIGAGIIGVVGVLALLLAAVGLYGVVAYSVSLRTREVGIRMALGAERGQVLRMVLMQGARLALAGMLIGGALAAVVATVLRSMLYGVSTMDPVAYLAAVVVLGLVALGANLGPAWTASRIAPATAIRN from the coding sequence ATGAGTGAGTTCGTGCAGGACTTGAGGGTCGGCCTTCGCCAGCTCGTGCGGCGTCCGGGGTTCGCCCTGACGGCCATCGGGTCCCTGGCGCTCGGCATCGGCGTGACGACGACGCTCTTCACGGTGGTCAACGCCGTGCTGTTCCGGTCGAGTCCGTTGAAGGACCCCGCCAGTCTCGTCGAGATCTACGCCTCGCCTCGCGGCCAGGAGATCCCGCTCACCAGTTCGTATCCCGACGTCCAGTCGATCCGCGACAACGTCCCGGCGTTCCAGGGCCTGGCGGCCCACGCCTTCGTGCGCGGCGTGCTCTCCACGTCGGCCTCGCCGATCCTCGTCACCGGCGAAGTCGTCACCGCCAACTACTTCGACGTGCTCGGCGTGCCGCTGGCGATGGGCCGGGGCTTCCGGCCCGACGAAGACGCCGCCGAGGGCGGCGCGCCCGTCGTCGTCCTGAGCCACGCCCTGTGGCAGAACACGCTTGGCGCCCGTCCGGACATCGTCGGCGAGACCGTCAAGCTCTCGGGCCTGTCCTACACCGTCGTCGGCGTGGCCGACGCCAGCATGCCCGGCACGGTCCCGGGCCTCTCGACGGACTTCTGGGCGCCGGTCACGATGGTGGACCACCTGCAGTTCTCGGGCGTCCAGTGGACGGGCGACAACGACCCAGGCACCACGCGCCTGACCCGCCGCTCCACGCACTGGCTCTTCGTGAAGGGACGCCTCGCGCCGGGCCAGACGATCGAGCAGGCGCGGGCCCAGACGACGGCGCTCTTCGCGAGCCTGGCACAGCAGTACCCGGCCACCAACGAGAAGACGACGGTCAGCCTGGTCCCGGCCGCGAACGTGCGGTTCCACCCGATGCTCGACGGCTACGTGCGCGCGGCCAGCGCGGGGCTCCTGGGGGCCGTGGGCCTGGTGCTGCTCATCGCCTGCGCGAACGTCGCGGCGCTCCTCCTGGCGCGCGGCACCGCGCGGCGGCGCGAGATGGCCGTGCGCGCGGCGATCGGCGCCGGCCGGGGACGCCTGATCCGCCAGCTCCTCAGCGAGGGGCTCGTCCTGGCCGCGCTCGGCGGTGCGGGCGGCCTGCTCCTGGCGTCGTGGGCCGGCAGCCTGATCGGCGGCTACGCCACGGACCTCCTGCCCCTGAAGACCACCTTCGACTTCTCGCTGGACGCCACGGTGCTCGCCTTCGCCCTTGGGGTGTCGCTGCTGACGGCCCTGGCCTTCGGCCTCGCGCCCGCGTGGTCGGCGTCGAAGCCCGAGCTCGTGCCCGCCCTGAAGGACGCGGCCGAGGGCGCGGGTGCGGGCACGGCGCGGCGGTTCACCCTGCGCGACGCGCTCGTCGTCGGGCAGCTGGCGCTCTCGCTCGTCCTGCTCGTGGCGGGCGCGCTCCTGGCACGCGGCCTGATCGTGGCCCGGAGCACGGATCTCGGCTTCGACCCGACGCACGTCGCGGTCCTGTCCTTCAACCCGCAGATGAACGGGTACGACGTCGATCGCGCCATGGCGCTCCGCGCCCAGGTGGTCGAGGCCGCCCGCGCGCTGCCCGGCGTGACGGCGGCCACGGTGGCCTCGCGCCTGCCGCTCGCGCCCGACATCAACATGTCGAACTACGTCGTGCCCGGGCACCACGGCCCGACGGACGAGGGCACGTCGGTGGACACGGTGAGCGTGGGCGCCGACTACTTCACGGTGATGGGGCTGCCGCTCGTGGAGGGCCGCCCGTTCACGGAGCAGGAAGCGACCGAGGACCGGCCCGTGGTCATCGTGAACGAGACGTTCGCGAAGACCTACTGGCCCGGCCAGAGCGCCGTGGGACGGGTCATCCACTCCGGCGGCTTCGACCAGCCGGCGCTCCAGGTGATCGGCGTGGCGCGCGACCACAAGGTGCGCTCGGCCGGCGAGGCGCCCATGCCCTACGTGCACGTGCCCGTCGGCAAGGGCCGGGCGATCGATCTCGTCGTCCGGACGGCGGGGCCCGCCGAGGCCATCGTGCCGGCGCTGCGGCAGGCGGTGTGGCGGCTCGAGCCCGATGCGGTCTTCACGACCGAGGGCGGCGCCCGTGAAGCCGTGGAGCAGACGCTGGCGCCGACGCGGATCGGCGCGGGCATCATCGGCGTCGTGGGCGTGCTCGCGCTGCTCCTGGCCGCCGTCGGCCTCTACGGCGTCGTGGCCTACTCGGTGAGCCTGCGCACGCGGGAGGTCGGCATCCGGATGGCGCTCGGCGCCGAGCGCGGCCAGGTGCTGCGGATGGTGCTGATGCAGGGCGCGCGGCTGGCGCTGGCCGGGATGCTCATCGGCGGCGCGCTCGCCGCCGTCGTGGCCACGGTGCTGCGGTCGATGCTCTACGGCGTCAGCACCATGGATCCCGTCGCCTATCTCGCGGCCGTCGTGGTGCTGGGCCTGGTGGCGCTCGGCGCGAACCTCGGTCCGGCGTGGACGGCGTCGCGGATCGCGCCGGCCACGGCCATCCGCAACTAG
- a CDS encoding carboxypeptidase regulatory-like domain-containing protein, translating into MGHLWIPAATIVSACVLAGSAATFASAAAEGAAGATLQAPARDTPAARAGTAVIRGVVVDGTTGAPLRRAAVSLLIQHPDGEGARAVATTADADGRFEFTRVPAAKVQVTASRAGYFDYNNVFDDEPQDPEWQPIAAGQRIDGVRIALFRGGVIAGRITDEFGEPAVGVEVEVLRRERSASGLTVRTTSMFLTPTADDTGAFRVWGLPPGDYLVGARPNRFIVSPGDDGAPPRDGYAATYYPGVSTLTEAQAVRVAPGRESAGVAFSLRRVRLASMSGTVLLPAGISGRAVNIGVGLVAPERVDGFVTRGVRADEAGRFELSRLAPGAYQVTARYVQAQGGVQYYGTSTVDVAGSDIDGVVVPMGAGTLVRGRVVSESGTPIGVPVMVSLVNAGNARTPVPSPARSYSDGSFRLEGAFGRMHVRAVEARMLPEASDPALARRGLLDVTPVTRPLSTWFVKSVTVDGRDVTDLPVEFAGSEMTVTVTMTNRASVVRGTVTWNRTARGRRPAVVIFPADEARWDRPTRWVATSEVNENGRFDVRGLPPAARYLAAAVEGAGRVVLARPEVLAAIRPFATPLQIDEGGAHELSLTAMPRPRQ; encoded by the coding sequence ATGGGACACCTCTGGATTCCGGCGGCGACCATCGTGTCGGCGTGCGTCCTCGCCGGCAGCGCGGCCACGTTCGCGTCCGCCGCGGCTGAAGGCGCGGCCGGTGCGACGCTGCAGGCGCCCGCGCGCGACACGCCGGCGGCGCGCGCCGGCACCGCCGTCATTCGCGGCGTCGTCGTGGACGGCACCACGGGCGCGCCGCTGCGGCGCGCGGCCGTGTCGCTCCTCATCCAGCATCCCGACGGCGAAGGGGCGCGGGCCGTGGCGACCACCGCCGACGCCGACGGCCGCTTCGAGTTCACGCGCGTGCCCGCGGCCAAGGTGCAGGTGACGGCCTCGCGCGCCGGGTACTTCGACTACAACAACGTCTTCGACGACGAGCCGCAGGATCCCGAATGGCAGCCGATCGCGGCGGGCCAGCGCATCGACGGCGTCAGGATCGCGCTCTTCCGCGGCGGCGTCATCGCCGGGCGCATCACCGACGAGTTCGGCGAGCCCGCCGTCGGCGTGGAAGTGGAGGTGCTGCGGCGCGAGCGGAGCGCCAGCGGCCTCACCGTGCGCACGACGTCGATGTTCCTCACGCCCACCGCCGACGACACCGGCGCCTTCCGCGTGTGGGGCCTGCCACCCGGCGACTACCTCGTGGGCGCCCGGCCGAACCGGTTCATCGTCAGCCCTGGCGACGACGGCGCGCCGCCGCGCGACGGCTACGCCGCCACCTATTACCCGGGCGTCTCGACGCTCACCGAGGCGCAGGCGGTCCGGGTCGCGCCGGGCCGCGAGTCGGCGGGCGTGGCCTTCTCGCTGCGCCGGGTGCGCCTGGCCTCGATGAGCGGCACCGTCCTGCTCCCCGCCGGCATCTCCGGGCGCGCCGTGAACATCGGCGTCGGGCTGGTGGCGCCGGAGCGCGTGGACGGCTTCGTGACGCGCGGGGTCCGGGCCGACGAGGCGGGCCGCTTCGAACTGTCGCGGCTCGCGCCCGGCGCCTACCAGGTGACCGCGCGGTACGTGCAGGCCCAGGGCGGCGTCCAGTACTACGGCACGTCCACCGTGGACGTGGCCGGGTCCGACATCGACGGCGTCGTCGTGCCGATGGGCGCCGGGACGCTCGTCCGCGGCCGCGTGGTGTCCGAGTCGGGCACGCCCATCGGGGTGCCGGTGATGGTGTCGCTCGTGAACGCGGGCAACGCGCGCACGCCCGTGCCGAGCCCGGCGCGCAGCTACTCGGACGGATCGTTCCGGCTCGAGGGGGCGTTCGGCCGGATGCACGTGCGCGCGGTGGAGGCCCGGATGCTTCCCGAGGCCAGCGACCCGGCCCTGGCACGGCGCGGCCTGCTGGACGTCACGCCCGTGACACGTCCCCTCTCCACCTGGTTCGTGAAGTCGGTCACCGTGGACGGCCGTGACGTGACCGATCTGCCGGTGGAGTTCGCGGGCAGCGAGATGACGGTCACGGTGACGATGACGAACCGGGCGTCGGTCGTCCGCGGGACCGTGACGTGGAATCGGACGGCCCGCGGACGGCGGCCCGCCGTCGTGATCTTCCCGGCCGACGAGGCGCGGTGGGATCGGCCGACGCGCTGGGTCGCCACGAGCGAGGTGAACGAGAACGGCCGGTTCGACGTCCGCGGGCTGCCGCCCGCCGCCCGCTACCTGGCGGCGGCCGTCGAGGGCGCCGGGCGCGTCGTGCTGGCCCGCCCCGAGGTGCTCGCCGCGATCCGGCCCTTCGCCACGCCGCTGCAGATCGACGAAGGCGGCGCGCACGAGCTGTCGCTCACGGCGATGCCGCGCCCGCGCCAGTAG
- a CDS encoding restriction endonuclease yields MPDRNMPSPSDEVITELREREPHLAALAQERAGAARLLIELPNTLTIERVAHDVESHRLWELAGLYFMNSARPYEGLVLFWGLYRQMLSAQQLGVRLHKGMPLVWMSDCYARLGFPVHSKRYLMLTLVEDALREHGHLSTETTGTYFRLAWGRGLAHEEINRYAGEFERLAGEVPDLAGFPEALLQDVDDAWLTEFPSPEEASHYRLTPEYASFLLARLGKGDGKDLERLAAYLLSCMPGCRTKRRQRSASTDYDLVCSMEGFDVDFRSELGRYFVCECKDWSKPADFSTIAKFCRVLDSTKARFGILFSRNGISGARRTVNAEREQLKVFQDRGVVVIAVTEADVRRVVEGINFIGVLREKYEAVRLDLLGATESSN; encoded by the coding sequence ATGCCGGACAGAAATATGCCGAGTCCATCAGACGAGGTCATAACCGAGCTGCGAGAGCGCGAGCCGCACCTTGCTGCGCTCGCTCAAGAGCGCGCGGGAGCCGCGAGGCTTCTGATTGAGTTGCCGAATACGTTGACGATCGAGCGCGTCGCTCATGATGTCGAGTCGCATCGACTCTGGGAGCTGGCCGGCCTCTACTTCATGAACAGCGCCCGGCCGTACGAGGGGCTGGTGCTATTTTGGGGACTCTACCGTCAGATGCTCTCTGCTCAACAGCTCGGTGTCCGCCTGCATAAGGGCATGCCGCTGGTGTGGATGAGCGATTGCTACGCACGCCTTGGCTTTCCGGTTCATTCGAAGCGCTACCTGATGCTCACACTGGTCGAAGACGCCCTACGAGAGCACGGGCACCTCTCTACCGAGACGACGGGAACATACTTTCGCTTGGCATGGGGCCGGGGGCTTGCACACGAAGAAATCAACCGGTATGCAGGCGAGTTCGAACGCCTAGCAGGCGAGGTGCCGGATCTCGCGGGGTTCCCAGAGGCGCTGCTTCAGGACGTCGACGACGCGTGGCTCACCGAGTTTCCTTCTCCAGAAGAGGCGTCGCACTACAGGCTGACGCCAGAGTATGCGTCATTTCTGCTTGCCAGACTTGGAAAGGGTGACGGCAAGGACCTCGAACGGCTTGCAGCGTACCTTCTATCGTGCATGCCCGGGTGTCGAACGAAGAGGCGCCAGCGGAGCGCCTCGACGGATTACGACCTGGTGTGCTCGATGGAGGGGTTCGATGTTGACTTCCGCTCGGAGCTTGGCAGGTACTTCGTCTGCGAGTGCAAGGACTGGAGTAAACCGGCAGACTTCAGCACCATCGCCAAGTTCTGCCGGGTTCTCGACTCGACCAAAGCGCGATTCGGCATTCTGTTCTCTCGAAATGGCATTTCGGGCGCGCGCCGCACCGTCAATGCCGAGCGCGAACAGCTGAAGGTGTTCCAGGATCGAGGCGTGGTGGTGATTGCCGTCACCGAGGCGGACGTGCGTCGCGTCGTAGAGGGAATCAACTTCATCGGTGTGCTCCGCGAAAAGTACGAAGCGGTTCGCCTTGACCTACTCGGTGCGACTGAATCATCCAATTGA
- a CDS encoding BMC domain-containing protein, translating into MSDTAEVGEALGMIETRGYIGMVEAADAMLKTANVVFVGWQKVDAGLVTAIIRGDVGSVKAATDAGAAAARRVGELVGVHVIPRPGDDLESVFPIRPKGA; encoded by the coding sequence GTGAGCGACACGGCGGAAGTCGGCGAGGCGCTCGGCATGATCGAAACGCGTGGCTACATCGGCATGGTGGAAGCCGCCGACGCCATGCTGAAGACCGCTAACGTCGTCTTCGTCGGCTGGCAGAAGGTGGACGCCGGCCTCGTGACCGCCATCATCCGCGGCGACGTCGGGTCCGTGAAGGCCGCCACCGACGCCGGCGCCGCCGCCGCACGCCGCGTCGGCGAACTGGTGGGCGTCCACGTCATCCCGCGTCCAGGCGACGACCTGGAGTCGGTCTTCCCGATCCGCCCCAAGGGCGCGTAG
- a CDS encoding alanine racemase, producing the protein MTLLDLPTPAVIVERPRLLANITRMQAAATAAGVALRPHAKTHKSPMVARLQLDAGAIGICCAKLGEAEVFAEAGVADIRLPYPLQPVNADRVLALQRQTRLSFIVDHLDVARGWSEAMLAAGGRADVLVKVDVGFHRCGIPSDPAVAVPFLRAVEAMAGLRLLGILSHAGHTYHAHSEEELKAMAEGERAAMAALATEARGAGLAIAEVSAGATPPARYSLAEGAASFTEFRPGNYVYFDRTMVGLGAATRDDCALSVLATVVSAPAPDRVVLDCGSKTLAADGVRGFAASGGHGDVYRNVVARAGAEPDPHLIVERLSEEHATVRVTAGSERLAPGDRVRVVPNHACVVSNLVDEAWLVEGADVMGPMPIAARGRIQ; encoded by the coding sequence GTGACGCTCCTTGACCTTCCGACGCCGGCCGTGATCGTGGAGCGGCCGAGACTGCTGGCGAACATCACGCGGATGCAGGCGGCCGCCACGGCGGCGGGCGTGGCGCTGCGCCCGCACGCCAAGACCCACAAGAGCCCCATGGTGGCGCGCCTCCAGCTCGACGCGGGGGCCATCGGCATCTGCTGCGCGAAGCTGGGCGAGGCCGAGGTGTTCGCCGAGGCGGGCGTGGCCGACATCCGCCTGCCCTACCCCCTCCAGCCGGTGAACGCGGACCGCGTGCTGGCCCTGCAGCGCCAGACGCGCCTGTCCTTCATCGTCGATCACCTTGACGTGGCCCGCGGCTGGTCCGAGGCGATGCTCGCGGCCGGCGGCCGGGCCGACGTGCTGGTGAAGGTGGACGTGGGCTTCCATCGCTGCGGGATCCCGTCCGACCCCGCCGTCGCCGTACCGTTCCTCCGCGCGGTCGAGGCGATGGCTGGCCTGCGCCTGCTGGGCATCCTGAGCCACGCGGGCCACACCTACCACGCCCACTCGGAGGAGGAGCTCAAGGCCATGGCCGAGGGCGAGCGCGCGGCGATGGCGGCCCTGGCGACGGAAGCCCGTGGGGCCGGCCTGGCCATCGCGGAGGTGAGCGCCGGGGCGACGCCGCCGGCCCGCTACTCCCTGGCCGAGGGCGCGGCAAGCTTCACGGAGTTCCGTCCCGGCAACTACGTGTACTTCGATCGCACGATGGTGGGCCTGGGCGCGGCCACGAGAGACGACTGCGCGCTGTCGGTCCTGGCGACAGTGGTGAGCGCGCCAGCGCCGGACCGCGTGGTGCTGGACTGCGGCAGCAAGACGCTGGCCGCCGACGGCGTCCGCGGCTTCGCCGCGTCCGGCGGGCATGGCGACGTGTATCGCAACGTGGTGGCGCGCGCCGGTGCGGAGCCCGATCCGCACTTGATCGTCGAGCGTCTCTCGGAGGAACATGCGACCGTCCGCGTGACGGCCGGCAGCGAACGGCTGGCGCCGGGCGATCGCGTCAGGGTCGTGCCCAATCACGCCTGCGTCGTCTCCAACCTGGTGGACGAGGCGTGGCTCGTGGAGGGCGCCGACGTGATGGGCCCGATGCCCATCGCGGCGCGAGGCAGAATTCAGTAG
- a CDS encoding BrnT family toxin: MSEFEWDPRKARSNLKKHGVSFAEALTVFADPAARIFDDPDHSVDERREIIVGYSGRPRLLVVGFTERVGRVRIITARRASRAETKRHEENT, from the coding sequence ATGAGCGAGTTCGAGTGGGACCCGCGCAAGGCGCGGAGCAATCTCAAGAAGCACGGCGTCTCATTCGCCGAGGCGTTGACTGTGTTCGCCGACCCAGCGGCTCGGATCTTTGATGATCCGGACCACTCGGTCGACGAGCGTCGTGAGATCATTGTTGGGTACTCCGGGCGTCCACGGCTGCTAGTCGTGGGCTTCACGGAACGCGTGGGTCGGGTCCGGATCATCACCGCGCGACGGGCCTCGCGCGCCGAGACGAAGCGTCATGAAGAGAACACGTAG
- a CDS encoding toll/interleukin-1 receptor domain-containing protein translates to MYDPIQARDVFVAHAAEDSATALELAAKLEEHGVTCWLAPRDVAPSRLYAESLYRAIEAAPVFIVLISKAANNSTHVARELEIADQMGRRVVPVRLEDFEATGAFCYYTRAAHFYHWHEDRAGVLAKVTDQVTSARAGLPATGSSDNSHGSTPRLAIDRAGIKRALRLSLASAWIGSIALAVTVAYDFGVTRTAVRLWSVAYSVTLLSFLFGACASVVLGVQSLRQGFVPGTLQGLLWPGVAAVGQLVAFTLAANLLKSLPFVSEFEGLLAFVVCGTFGPAGLTYSAMTVTRAIDRASRRLTG, encoded by the coding sequence ATGTACGACCCGATTCAAGCCAGGGACGTATTCGTCGCACATGCTGCAGAAGACTCGGCGACCGCATTGGAACTCGCGGCGAAGCTGGAGGAGCATGGTGTCACATGCTGGCTGGCGCCACGGGACGTGGCGCCGAGCCGCCTGTACGCCGAGTCGCTGTATCGCGCGATCGAAGCAGCGCCGGTGTTCATCGTGTTGATCTCAAAGGCGGCGAACAACAGCACCCATGTGGCACGGGAGCTTGAGATCGCGGACCAGATGGGAAGGCGTGTCGTTCCAGTACGCCTTGAGGACTTCGAGGCGACCGGCGCGTTCTGCTACTACACTCGAGCGGCGCATTTCTACCACTGGCACGAGGACCGCGCCGGCGTGTTGGCGAAAGTCACCGACCAGGTCACCAGCGCCCGTGCCGGCTTGCCCGCGACAGGCTCTAGTGACAACTCTCACGGCAGCACACCACGCTTGGCGATTGACCGCGCCGGCATTAAGAGGGCGCTGAGACTCAGCCTGGCAAGTGCATGGATTGGTTCGATCGCACTCGCCGTTACGGTCGCTTACGACTTCGGTGTCACGAGGACGGCAGTCCGCTTGTGGAGCGTGGCATATTCCGTGACACTTCTGTCGTTCTTGTTCGGCGCGTGTGCCTCAGTTGTATTGGGCGTGCAGTCACTTCGACAGGGCTTCGTGCCGGGAACGCTACAAGGTTTGTTGTGGCCTGGAGTCGCGGCAGTAGGACAGTTGGTCGCCTTCACGCTCGCTGCGAACCTGCTCAAGTCTTTGCCATTCGTGAGTGAATTCGAAGGCTTGTTGGCGTTCGTGGTCTGCGGAACGTTCGGTCCGGCTGGGCTTACGTACAGCGCCATGACTGTAACGCGTGCAATCGATAGAGCTAGTCGTCGTTTGACAGGATGA